Proteins encoded in a region of the Quercus lobata isolate SW786 chromosome 8, ValleyOak3.0 Primary Assembly, whole genome shotgun sequence genome:
- the LOC115955249 gene encoding mini zinc finger protein 3-like, giving the protein MKKRQVVMKKDCTGGKNSTTSSSMVRTVRYVECQKNHAANIGSYAVDGCREFMASGDEGTNGALLCAACGCHRNFHRREVETEVVCEYSPPTFND; this is encoded by the coding sequence ATGAAGAAACGGCAAGTAGTAATGAAGAAAGATTGCACAGGAGGGAAAAACTCTACCACATCATCTTCAATGGTAAGAACTGTGAGGTATGTTGAGTGCCAAAAGAATCATGCGGCAAATATTGGTAGCTATGCTGTGGATGGGTGcagagagttcatggcaagtGGAGATGAAGGGACAAATGGTGCGCTTCTGTGTGCTGCTTGTGGTTGCCACCGGAATTTCCATAGAAGAGAAGTGGAAACTGAGGTAGTTTGTGAGTATTCACCACCTACTTTCAATGATTAG